A single region of the Undibacterium piscinae genome encodes:
- the ccoS gene encoding cbb3-type cytochrome oxidase assembly protein CcoS produces MNILYLLVPLSLILVFAIGGVFWWALNHRQFDELDQAGQSIIDDEHG; encoded by the coding sequence ATGAATATTCTTTATTTGCTGGTACCGTTAAGTTTAATCCTGGTCTTTGCCATAGGCGGCGTGTTTTGGTGGGCACTCAATCATCGTCAATTTGATGAGCTTGATCAGGCTGGGCAAAGCATTATTGACGATGAACACGGTTAA
- the mnmH gene encoding tRNA 2-selenouridine(34) synthase MnmH, which yields MKYPEIASFTDVLSRLAEFDAIIDVRSPSEFAEDHIPGAINCPVLDDQQRILVGTMYKQVNAFEAKKVGAALVAKNIALHIEQHFLDKPREWKPLIYCWRGGNRSGSMAHILAKIGWPVVQLDGGYKSYRQHVNASLPEIAPKIRWQVVCGTTGSGKSRLLQTLAQLGAQVLDLEQLAAHRGSVLGHLPSQPQPSQKMFESSIWEVLSKADLTQTVYVESESKKVGNLRVPESIIDSMRAAPCIDLEMSLELRVALLMEDYAHFVRSPDHLNRQLDCLVSLHGKDKIQEWKQLASQGQMPDLVTQLLAQHYDPAYLRSIDKNFTQMPHARKVIQPGISPESFISTAKLLLAD from the coding sequence ATGAAATATCCCGAAATAGCCAGTTTTACCGATGTCTTGTCCCGCCTAGCAGAATTTGACGCCATCATCGACGTACGTAGTCCCTCAGAATTTGCGGAAGATCACATCCCGGGCGCGATTAACTGTCCGGTACTGGACGACCAGCAAAGAATCCTGGTCGGCACCATGTATAAACAGGTCAATGCTTTCGAAGCAAAAAAAGTAGGTGCTGCGCTAGTGGCAAAAAACATCGCACTGCATATCGAACAGCATTTTCTCGATAAGCCGCGCGAATGGAAACCCTTGATCTATTGCTGGCGTGGCGGTAACCGCAGCGGTTCCATGGCACATATTCTGGCGAAAATCGGCTGGCCGGTGGTTCAACTTGATGGCGGCTATAAAAGTTACCGTCAGCATGTCAACGCCAGCCTTCCGGAAATCGCGCCAAAAATACGCTGGCAGGTAGTCTGCGGCACCACCGGCAGCGGAAAAAGCCGCCTGCTCCAAACCCTGGCACAACTGGGAGCGCAGGTACTTGATCTGGAGCAGCTCGCGGCACACCGGGGCTCGGTACTAGGGCACCTGCCAAGTCAGCCGCAGCCGTCACAAAAAATGTTTGAAAGTAGCATCTGGGAAGTACTGTCGAAGGCAGATCTGACGCAGACAGTGTATGTCGAGTCGGAAAGCAAAAAGGTAGGTAACCTAAGGGTGCCGGAATCTATCATTGACAGCATGCGGGCAGCACCATGCATAGACCTGGAAATGTCGCTGGAACTCAGGGTGGCACTATTAATGGAAGACTATGCACATTTCGTCCGCTCGCCGGATCATCTGAACCGTCAGTTGGACTGCCTGGTCAGCTTGCACGGCAAAGACAAAATTCAGGAATGGAAGCAACTTGCCAGCCAAGGCCAGATGCCCGATCTGGTGACGCAACTTCTCGCGCAACATTATGATCCGGCCTATCTACGTTCTATCGACAAAAATTTCACTCAAATGCCTCATGCCCGGAAAGTGATTCAGCCCGGGATCTCGCCAGAAAGTTTCATATCGACCGCAAAATTGCTACTGGCCGACTAA
- a CDS encoding arylesterase codes for MLLVSHKYNRKKSSTSVYPGYLDYFSKFFLFAVIALFCTAAHSASKTVLVLGDSLSAEYGIARGSGWVALLEQRLQQNKIDATVINASISGETSSGGKARLAALLTKYHPHILIIELGANDALRGLALGASETNFRDMIRMSKQAKTKVLLVGMQIPPNYGRDYTERFFSIYPRVAKDTNTALVPFLLAGVADKPELFQADRLHLLATAHPAILDNIWPQLHLLLKQ; via the coding sequence ATGCTTTTAGTCAGTCACAAATATAATCGAAAAAAATCAAGCACCTCTGTCTACCCGGGTTACCTTGACTACTTCAGCAAGTTTTTTTTATTTGCCGTCATTGCATTATTTTGCACGGCCGCCCATTCTGCATCAAAAACCGTACTTGTGCTCGGAGATAGCTTATCTGCCGAATATGGGATTGCGCGCGGCAGCGGCTGGGTTGCGCTACTTGAGCAGAGATTGCAGCAAAACAAAATCGATGCCACAGTCATTAATGCCAGTATCAGCGGCGAAACCAGCAGCGGCGGGAAAGCTCGCCTTGCAGCGCTACTGACTAAATATCATCCGCATATCCTGATCATAGAATTAGGGGCCAATGATGCACTACGCGGTTTGGCCTTAGGGGCATCGGAAACCAATTTCCGCGACATGATACGCATGTCCAAACAAGCGAAGACTAAAGTGCTGTTGGTTGGCATGCAGATCCCACCGAACTACGGACGTGATTATACCGAACGCTTTTTCTCGATTTACCCGCGAGTGGCGAAAGATACCAACACCGCACTTGTGCCGTTCTTACTGGCAGGTGTCGCCGACAAGCCAGAATTATTTCAAGCAGACAGACTGCATTTACTTGCCACGGCACACCCGGCAATACTAGATAACATCTGGCCACAACTACACCTTTTACTAAAGCAATAG
- a CDS encoding ABC transporter ATP-binding protein, translating to MSLSKDIVTPAIAVNHLSKRVSDATGELTILHEIDFTVQAGETLAIVGASGSGKSTLLGILAGLDVPTHGKVLLGGVDIFALDEDGRARYRKDHLGFVFQSFQLLAHLTAVENVMLPLELRGDHRAHEKAEQMLEHVGLSSRLRHYPKYLSGGEQQRVALARAFVTEPPLLFADEPTGSLDAVTGEAVIQLMFALNREHGSTLVLVTHDLSIAARCARTLTIAAGHLQES from the coding sequence ATGAGCCTCTCTAAAGATATTGTAACTCCGGCGATTGCAGTAAATCACTTGTCCAAGCGCGTTTCTGATGCCACAGGTGAGCTAACTATTTTGCATGAGATTGATTTTACCGTGCAAGCGGGGGAAACGCTTGCCATTGTTGGTGCATCCGGTTCGGGTAAATCGACTTTACTGGGCATCTTGGCCGGTTTGGATGTGCCTACCCATGGCAAAGTGCTGCTTGGTGGAGTCGATATTTTCGCTTTGGACGAAGATGGCAGGGCCCGGTACCGGAAAGATCATCTGGGCTTCGTGTTCCAGTCGTTTCAGTTACTGGCCCACCTGACTGCCGTCGAGAACGTGATGCTACCGCTGGAATTACGCGGTGATCATAGGGCGCATGAAAAGGCCGAGCAGATGCTCGAGCATGTCGGACTATCTAGCCGCTTACGCCATTATCCGAAATATCTTTCAGGCGGAGAGCAGCAACGTGTTGCGCTGGCGCGTGCGTTTGTCACGGAACCACCGCTGTTGTTTGCCGATGAGCCTACCGGTAGTCTTGATGCGGTTACCGGCGAGGCGGTCATTCAATTGATGTTTGCCTTAAACCGTGAGCATGGCTCAACCCTGGTGTTGGTGACGCATGATTTATCGATCGCTGCGCGTTGCGCAAGAACGTTGACTATTGCGGCCGGTCATCTGCAAGAATCGTAA
- a CDS encoding NAD(P)H-hydrate dehydratase: MPIEQLPHASDLYRTAEIREIEATALAGLPPGSLMRAAGKAAANLVKDLTPKTNTTKASVLVLCGPGNNGGDALETACLLALADYDVSIVLCGGSRQFSAEAQLSLVRAQHSPAKFIDIDQALAQLITQSCSFVIDGLFGIGLSRPITGSAASMIVQLNRLTGATRPIVVALDIPSGLDADSGQIIGDQGVAVRATHTITFIANKPGLHTGAGRDYAGSVTVANLQISSGFFPVPHGHLIDRSMFAEMFPARAHDSNKGSFGNVAVIGGAAGMTGAPLLSARAAIHCGAGRVYLGFVGASIGVDSLHPELMCRQATELDVRQHVVVIGPGLGDGAEAEAALSRALTDAPSIVIDADALNLIAIRPVLQKLLTERRQNGVASIITPHPLEAARLLALSTKQVQADRWRSAERLAQIFNATVILKGSGSIVAAPDAPIYINSTGNPALATAGTGDVLAGICGALLAQGMTENHAATAAVWLHGLAADNLVEQGVGPVGLTASELIPAVRRSLNQLINAAAIGS; the protein is encoded by the coding sequence ATGCCCATCGAACAATTACCGCATGCCTCAGACCTGTATCGCACGGCGGAAATACGGGAGATTGAGGCAACTGCCCTGGCCGGCTTGCCGCCCGGCAGCTTAATGCGAGCAGCAGGGAAAGCGGCAGCTAATCTGGTTAAGGATCTCACTCCGAAAACAAACACTACAAAAGCATCTGTACTCGTACTATGCGGCCCCGGAAATAACGGTGGCGATGCGCTGGAAACGGCCTGCCTGCTGGCACTGGCAGATTACGACGTAAGCATAGTTCTATGCGGCGGCAGCCGGCAATTCTCCGCGGAAGCGCAACTATCCCTAGTGCGCGCGCAACATAGTCCGGCAAAGTTTATCGATATCGACCAAGCCCTCGCACAGCTAATCACGCAATCATGCTCATTCGTCATAGACGGCTTATTTGGCATAGGGCTTAGCCGCCCTATCACCGGTTCTGCCGCAAGCATGATAGTGCAACTAAACCGCCTTACAGGTGCGACTCGCCCGATTGTTGTCGCACTAGATATTCCCAGCGGCTTAGACGCAGATAGCGGCCAGATCATCGGCGACCAAGGTGTCGCTGTACGCGCGACCCATACCATTACTTTCATAGCAAATAAGCCAGGCCTGCATACGGGAGCCGGACGAGATTACGCCGGTAGCGTCACTGTCGCAAATTTACAGATCTCTAGCGGTTTTTTCCCGGTGCCGCACGGGCACCTAATTGACAGATCGATGTTTGCCGAAATGTTTCCAGCACGCGCGCATGATAGCAATAAGGGGAGTTTCGGCAACGTAGCGGTTATCGGCGGAGCGGCAGGAATGACCGGTGCACCACTACTGTCAGCCCGGGCGGCGATACACTGCGGGGCCGGACGGGTCTACCTGGGCTTTGTCGGAGCATCAATAGGGGTAGACAGCCTGCATCCTGAACTAATGTGCAGGCAGGCTACTGAGCTCGACGTGAGGCAGCATGTAGTCGTCATCGGGCCGGGTTTAGGCGATGGCGCCGAAGCGGAAGCAGCCCTGAGCAGAGCTTTGACCGATGCACCCAGCATCGTAATTGACGCCGATGCCTTAAATCTCATCGCAATCAGACCGGTTTTGCAGAAATTGCTGACCGAAAGACGTCAGAACGGTGTTGCCAGCATCATTACCCCCCACCCGCTGGAAGCGGCGCGCCTGCTCGCACTTAGCACCAAACAAGTACAGGCAGATCGCTGGCGTAGCGCTGAACGATTGGCGCAGATATTCAATGCGACCGTCATACTAAAGGGATCAGGCAGCATCGTCGCGGCACCTGATGCGCCCATTTACATCAACAGTACCGGCAATCCCGCGCTTGCCACCGCAGGGACGGGCGACGTGCTGGCCGGCATCTGTGGCGCGCTACTGGCACAAGGAATGACGGAAAACCATGCTGCCACCGCAGCCGTATGGCTGCATGGCTTAGCGGCAGATAACTTAGTTGAGCAAGGTGTAGGCCCGGTCGGGCTGACGGCCAGCGAGTTAATTCCGGCGGTAAGACGCAGTCTTAATCAACTGATCAACGCTGCTGCTATCGGCTCATGA
- the fliR gene encoding flagellar biosynthetic protein FliR: MISLSSNELIALVVSFMWPLTRILGLIAIAPPFGNNSVPVQVKLMLGVMLALIVAPTIPPIPDADPLSITGIMILMQQLVIGLAMGFMVRIVFAGIEMAGEVIGLTMGLGFATFFDPQTQGRSSAISQILVLISTLVFLTLNAHLAVFAALIESFKTIPISTSLTMGFSFQKLAIWGEQIFSISLRLSLPIVAALLIANVALGILTRAAPQLNLFGIGFPITIGVGFMMLNMGLPYMLLPIENIFQSAIEAIQSLGNYSPPPLPTLPKLPIATPRG; encoded by the coding sequence ATGATTTCTCTCTCCAGCAACGAGTTGATCGCCCTGGTCGTCTCGTTCATGTGGCCTTTGACGCGCATACTCGGGCTGATCGCCATAGCACCACCATTTGGCAACAATAGCGTACCGGTTCAGGTAAAGCTGATGCTAGGCGTCATGCTAGCCCTGATAGTCGCACCGACCATCCCGCCCATACCCGATGCAGACCCGCTGTCAATCACCGGGATCATGATACTCATGCAGCAATTGGTCATAGGTTTAGCGATGGGATTTATGGTGCGCATCGTATTTGCCGGCATAGAAATGGCCGGTGAAGTGATAGGCTTGACTATGGGCTTAGGTTTTGCGACATTTTTTGATCCGCAGACTCAGGGGCGCTCATCAGCCATCAGTCAAATACTGGTGCTGATTTCAACCCTTGTCTTTCTGACGCTCAACGCCCATCTCGCCGTATTTGCGGCATTAATCGAGAGTTTCAAAACCATACCTATCTCTACCTCATTAACGATGGGTTTCAGTTTTCAAAAACTCGCGATCTGGGGCGAACAGATTTTCAGCATTAGCCTACGCTTGTCACTACCTATCGTTGCCGCCCTATTAATCGCCAACGTTGCACTGGGCATATTGACCCGGGCGGCACCGCAACTTAACCTGTTCGGCATAGGATTTCCCATTACCATAGGGGTGGGCTTTATGATGTTAAATATGGGTTTGCCTTACATGCTACTGCCGATAGAAAACATATTTCAAAGCGCGATAGAGGCGATACAGTCGCTCGGAAACTATAGTCCGCCACCACTACCGACTTTACCAAAGCTGCCGATTGCAACACCACGAGGATAG
- the fliQ gene encoding flagellar biosynthesis protein FliQ, whose product MTPDSVMTLGRQAMEVTLLVSAPLLLVALVIGLIVSIFQAATQINETTLSFIPKLVGIFITLIVAGPWMLSVLGDYMRHMFTSIATMAG is encoded by the coding sequence ATGACACCCGATAGCGTAATGACGCTTGGTCGCCAGGCAATGGAGGTGACCCTGCTGGTTTCAGCGCCCTTGTTATTGGTGGCACTAGTCATTGGTCTGATAGTAAGTATTTTTCAGGCGGCGACCCAGATTAATGAAACCACCCTGTCCTTCATTCCCAAACTGGTCGGTATTTTCATCACCCTGATAGTCGCCGGGCCTTGGATGCTCTCGGTTCTGGGTGATTACATGCGACATATGTTCACCAGTATCGCAACGATGGCAGGCTAA
- the fliO gene encoding flagellar biosynthetic protein FliO, whose protein sequence is MTSKKYFVSIALLCLCFFSSASATEANSVPPSTGLLQIFMGLVAVLALMAVAAWLLKKIGPVGNGNIVPVKVVGGVSLGNRERVMVIEVAGQWIVVGVTASNINTLTTLQKPENSDQLIPSTIPENQFSMWLKRTIDKRNQVQ, encoded by the coding sequence ATGACATCCAAAAAATATTTCGTATCTATTGCTTTGCTGTGCTTGTGCTTTTTTTCATCGGCATCAGCCACTGAAGCAAACAGCGTACCGCCTAGCACGGGATTACTTCAGATATTTATGGGCTTAGTCGCGGTATTGGCACTGATGGCGGTAGCGGCCTGGTTACTGAAAAAAATCGGTCCGGTCGGCAACGGAAATATTGTTCCGGTCAAGGTGGTAGGCGGAGTCAGCCTAGGCAATCGAGAGCGGGTTATGGTGATAGAAGTTGCCGGCCAATGGATCGTGGTCGGGGTGACCGCAAGTAATATCAATACCCTCACTACCTTGCAGAAACCGGAAAACTCAGATCAGCTTATCCCCAGTACCATACCAGAAAATCAATTTTCAATGTGGTTGAAACGAACGATAGATAAGCGCAATCAAGTGCAGTAA
- the fliN gene encoding flagellar motor switch protein FliN → MEDNETPISEDDWGAAIAEQEKADADAAARAAAAPPAATASVFKEFSGKGPQTETHNDIDFILDIPVQLTVELGRTKIAIKNLLQLAQGSVVELDGLAGEPMDVLVNGCLIAQGEVVVVNDKFGIRLTDIVTPAERIRKLNK, encoded by the coding sequence ATGGAAGATAACGAAACGCCAATCAGCGAAGATGATTGGGGTGCCGCCATTGCGGAACAAGAAAAGGCCGATGCCGATGCCGCAGCAAGAGCGGCCGCAGCGCCACCTGCTGCCACCGCTTCCGTATTTAAGGAATTTAGCGGAAAAGGCCCTCAGACTGAAACCCACAACGATATTGATTTTATTCTCGATATCCCGGTTCAGCTCACGGTGGAATTGGGTAGGACAAAAATTGCCATTAAAAATTTATTACAGTTAGCCCAAGGCTCAGTGGTCGAACTCGATGGTTTGGCAGGTGAACCTATGGATGTGCTGGTCAACGGATGCCTGATTGCGCAAGGTGAAGTCGTTGTCGTCAACGATAAATTCGGAATACGCCTGACAGATATCGTGACCCCGGCAGAACGTATCCGCAAGCTAAACAAATGA
- the fliM gene encoding flagellar motor switch protein FliM produces the protein MSDNFLSQEEVDALLKGVTGDQDDSQAQEDTSGVRPYNLATQERIVRGRMPTLEIINERFARLLRIGLFNFLRRSAEVSVGTVRVSKYSEFIRNLVVPTNLNLAHMKPLRGTSLFVMDPGLVFLLVDNLFGGDGRFHTRVEGRDFTQTEQRIIQRILEIIFETYAKSWEPVYPVEFEYIRSEMNTQFANIATPNEVVVSTTFTIELGPVSGELHICMPYAMIEPIRDILTSSLQGETLEVDKRWVRLMTQQIQIAEVEIVADIGTTKVTLGDILNMKQGDVIPLSIPEIITAKVDGTPVMECKYGIFNGQYALRVEKLLSSSVHEVAQEATQGEKHGR, from the coding sequence ATGTCTGATAATTTTCTCTCCCAGGAAGAAGTTGACGCCCTCTTAAAAGGGGTCACGGGAGATCAGGACGACTCTCAGGCCCAGGAAGATACCTCGGGGGTCAGACCCTACAATCTTGCAACGCAAGAACGTATCGTCCGCGGCCGCATGCCGACATTGGAAATTATCAATGAACGATTTGCGCGTTTATTGCGGATAGGCTTATTTAATTTTCTCAGACGTAGCGCGGAAGTCTCGGTTGGAACGGTTCGCGTCTCCAAGTACAGCGAGTTTATTCGTAACCTGGTCGTGCCTACCAACCTGAATTTAGCGCACATGAAACCATTGCGCGGCACCTCCTTATTCGTCATGGACCCTGGCCTGGTATTTCTGCTGGTGGATAATCTATTCGGCGGAGACGGTCGTTTCCATACGCGAGTGGAAGGGCGCGACTTTACTCAAACAGAGCAAAGAATTATTCAACGTATACTCGAAATCATCTTTGAGACCTACGCTAAGTCTTGGGAACCCGTGTATCCGGTCGAGTTTGAATACATCCGTTCAGAGATGAATACCCAGTTTGCCAATATTGCAACACCAAATGAAGTGGTGGTATCAACCACCTTCACCATAGAATTGGGACCTGTAAGTGGTGAGCTACACATCTGCATGCCGTATGCGATGATAGAACCGATCAGGGATATCCTGACCAGCAGTTTGCAAGGTGAAACGCTGGAGGTTGATAAACGCTGGGTGCGCCTGATGACGCAACAGATACAAATTGCCGAGGTAGAAATTGTTGCGGACATTGGTACGACAAAGGTCACGCTTGGCGATATTCTCAATATGAAGCAAGGTGATGTAATTCCCTTGTCCATCCCGGAAATCATCACTGCAAAGGTCGACGGCACTCCTGTGATGGAATGTAAATACGGGATATTTAACGGCCAATACGCTTTACGGGTAGAAAAATTACTCAGTTCCAGTGTGCATGAAGTTGCACAAGAAGCCACACAAGGAGAAAAACATGGAAGATAA
- the fliL gene encoding flagellar basal body-associated protein FliL, translating to MSKAPEKAATSADGATAGKSKKKLIIMIAAAVLVLAGIGGGAAMFLSKKNHSDKDKEQKSEPAKAPSFLPLESFTVNLQSDTGDKYLQVAMTLQVQDDEQVNLIKANMPQIRSRLLMLLSSKDATELLSAEGKERLIEEIIDQAKLPFTPKGDAQKVSGVFFTSFIIQ from the coding sequence ATGTCGAAAGCACCTGAAAAGGCCGCTACCAGCGCGGACGGCGCAACTGCCGGAAAATCAAAAAAGAAACTGATTATCATGATTGCTGCCGCAGTCTTGGTATTGGCGGGTATTGGTGGTGGTGCAGCTATGTTTTTATCCAAAAAAAATCATTCTGACAAAGATAAAGAACAGAAATCGGAACCTGCTAAAGCGCCGTCTTTCCTGCCACTGGAATCATTTACCGTCAACCTACAATCAGACACCGGAGACAAATACCTCCAGGTTGCCATGACACTACAGGTGCAAGATGACGAACAGGTCAATTTAATCAAAGCGAATATGCCACAAATCCGCAGCCGTTTGCTGATGCTATTATCAAGTAAAGATGCGACCGAACTGCTATCGGCAGAAGGTAAGGAAAGACTTATCGAAGAGATCATCGATCAGGCAAAACTTCCTTTTACCCCAAAAGGTGACGCGCAAAAGGTAAGCGGCGTATTTTTCACTTCATTTATTATCCAATAG